The sequence cctttacgtagatgacaccattctgtatacatctggtccttctttggacacagtgttgactaacctccagacgagcttcaatgccatacaactctccttccgtggcctccaactgctcttaaacgcaagtaaaactaaatgcatgctcttcaaccaatcgctgcctggACCCGCCCGCCCGTGCAGATTAgtaatgctggacgggcgggcgggtccaggcagcgattggttgaagagcatgcatttagttttacttgttctgatttagaatacgtggacaactacaaatacctcggtgtctggttagactgtaaactctccttccagactcacattaagcatctccaatccaaaattaaatctagaatcagcttcctatttcgcaacaaaccctccttcactcacgctgccaaacataccctcgtaaaactgactatcctaccaattcTCAACTTCAgcaatgttatttacaaaatagcctccaacactctactcagcaaactggatgcagtctattacagttacatccgttttgtcaccaaagccctatataccacccaccactgcgacctgtatgctctcgttggctggccttcactacatattcgttgccaaacctactggctccaggtcataagtctttgctaggtaaagttccgccttatctcagctcactggtcaccataacaacacccacccttggacgcgctccagcaggtatatctcactggtcatccccaaagccaacacccactttggccgcctttacttccagttctctgctgccaatgactggagcgaattgcaaaaatcgctgaagttggagacttatatctccctcattaactttaaacatcagctatctgagtaacttaccgatcgctgcagctgtacatagcccatctgtattagcccatccaactacctacatcatccccatattgtttttatttacttttttgctcttttgcacaccagtatttctcctTGCACATCATCATGTGCACATCTataactccagtgttaatctgctaaattgtaattacttcgctactatggtctatttattgccttacctccttcctccatttgcacacactgtatatagatgtttctattgtgttattgactgtacttttgtttatcccatgtgtaactctgtgttgttgtttgtgtcgcactgctttgctttatcttgtccaggtcgcagttgtaaaggagcacttgttctcaactggcctacctggttaaataaaggtgaaataaaataaaaaataaatataaaagacTCAGGTCCGTAAACAGACCTGCGGACAATTTCAAATAGGGATGTCAAGCGTAGATGAGAATTTAAGGACGAGTTCTGGGCAGAACAACTACGACATAAAAAAttatactatatacagtgccagtcaaaagtttggacacacctactcatttaagggtttttccttattttttgtattttctacattgtagaataatagtgaagacatcaaaactatgaaataacacatatggaatcttgtagtaaccaaaaaaaagtgttaaacaaatatattttatatttaaaattcttcaaagtaaagccaccctttgcctcaacgacagctttgcacactcttggtattctctcaacccaTTTACCACCACCTAAAAGGGCACTGGGGAGGCAAGggcaaaggggcatgtgctctACACAGGTAGAGACCTATCTGCGCACGTACAGGCATGTGACTAGTATCACTGATTAATAGTTTGTTTTGGACCGGTACCACACAAAAAAAGGCTATATTTACAAGCATTACACAATAGCCTATACTCATTAATAGGCACTGACTGTCTCATTATtattacctcatttgcacatgctgtatatagatttttctactgtattattgattgtatgtgtgtttattccaggtgtaactctgtgttgttgtatgtgtcgaactgctttaatttatcttggccaggtcgcagttgcaaatgagaactttttctcatctagcctacctggttaaataaaggtgaaataaaataaataaaaatgaaattaatCGATAAAAACAGTTACTGGTGCTGGATGAACACTCATTTATGGGCCGACCACAAAATAGTGATGAGTAAAATTGGAAGATTATACACAGTTTCATAGGCCTACCATCTCAAACTCAACCATCACCCTGTGCTGCTTGCTCCTGCCTGTGACTGACTCCTGCATCTGATGTTTCACACCCACAGAGTGACAGCCATGGGGCTCCACTTCATTATCCTTCAGCGAAAGGTTACACATTCATACAGCTTTGGTGTCTGTCTCTTTCCTTAGTAGCCTAAAATTGAAGATGTTGACACACATCTGTTACTTAGCTGTCGTTTCTCAAGGGATTTTCCTCCAATTCTTTTCCTTCTTCAAAAAAGTACTTTCGGAGGTTGGGGGTGCAATGCTCTGACAATGTTCAAAACACGCCATCAGAAATGCGTTCAAGTCGaagaaccctattccttatgtggAACTCTTGCGCCCTCTGCTGACAGTTTATGGAAAGACTGGTAGTGGAATCGATTACTCCTTGATCAACAGCATAAAGTCATGCCTGATTGACATTTTCGACGCTCGGCAGAGGACGTCAAAACAGAGCGACAGTTAGCTATGTGGCTAGCTAGAGCATGTATTTGATTCAAATATGGAAAAAAAGAGGTTTAATATCAACCTGGACGACTCTGCCTTCACAAAAGAAAGAACCCCGGTAAGTAAATCGCTATTTAGTTTGTTAATCACCAACTATGTTTCAAGGgtgtaggctagctagctattctaactattcaattcaattcaaggggctttattggcatgggaaacatattttaacattgccaaagcaagtgaggtgaatatacaaaagtgaaataaacaataaaaatgaacagtaaacattacagaagttccaaaagaataaagacattacaaatggcaTTATGTgtattacagtgttgtaacgatgtacaaatggttaaagtacgaAAGGGACTATCCTAGTCTTGTTAGCGATCTAGCTAAGTTAGTAACGTTAGTGCTGACCAAAGCTACAGTGGAGATATGTGGTGTCTCGAAACACTCTGGAAACTGGTCTATGTTCTGTCCAGATTGTTTTATTTGGTTGCAGTTGCAGACAGACAACCAGTCCCTCAAACCTCAGTCGTAGCTAGTCTTTTTGACGTTACTAAAGTCCGCTAGCTAAATGACTAAGATGTAACGTTAAGTGTTATTGTAGTTACACCTACAAGGAAGGTTGACGGTAGCAAGTGGTTGAAAATACCGTTTTCCCGTTGTAGGGTTTTGGACCTCTATACATTATTCATAACTTTCCATCTTGGCTTTGATTGTAGAGCGTTGCAATACACATTGCATATGTCACATGTTGGAGAAGTGCATGGGCACATGGTTAATAAAGCCACCCACCGGGGTTCTCTTGCAGGTGAAACCCCTGTTCCAGCCCTCCTCTAAGGCAGGCCAGAGTgcagcagcatcatcatcatcaaccacCTCTGAGACCACAGCTCAGCCTGCACCCCCGTCTGCTGGCCAACCACTATCCTACGCAGAGTTCATTGTCCAGAGCAAAGGCCATGCACCTCCGAGAGTCCCCTCAGCTCCACAGAGAGTGGGGGTGTCCAGGGTGGCTGCAGGGACTGGGACCGGGATAGATACAGAGACTGGTAGTTTGAAGCAGGGTCTCAGTCAAGGAGCACAAGGTGGGCCTGATGTGCTGTCGTCGTCGTCCTCTGTGGGGTGTGAGAGGCCTCAGGACCAGGCCCAGGGGACAAAGGATCTGGGTTCTGGTGGACCACCAGGGGTtacagagggagaggggcagagggcTGGGACTGAGCAGAAGCAGGGGGAGGGTCAAGGGTCAGAGGGCAGCAACATCCTAGGTCATCCTAAACCAGTGGGGTCTGGTAATAGTATCATAGTCAGCCCCAGACAGGTAAGAGTGATGGAGGTCAAAAAAGTTACCGTTGAAAAAGTGTCCTACCTAAGTAACATTCTTACCAACATAATACTTGAATGTAATATCTTTGTTCAGATAGACTTTACCAATAACTTAAGAAAGCTTTGATGTGTTGTCTTACTAATGAATCATCACACCTTGGTTGTTATTGTGCAGAGAGGAAACCCCATTCTGAAGTTTGTGAGGAGTGTGCCTTGGGAGTTTGGAGAAGTGGTCCCTGACTATGTCCTTGGACAGACAACCTGCGCTCTCTTCCtcaggtctctgtgtgtgtacaatACATGCTTTATGGAGtttttaccgtgtgtgtgtgatgtggcctTTTCTGTTCCACTGAAAGCTGTTAAACATGCTCACCTCTCACCTGGTTAGTGAGTAGCCGCTAGTCActtctgttattttcttgttgttttattCTGTCAACCTTTACACCTTCACATAAATGTTGCTATGCATGTAACGACTTCTCTGGAACAAACGATGGTGACTTCTCAGAAATGAACTGTTGCTATGCATGTAACGACTTCTCTGGAACAAAGCGGTACTGCATTGGGGGATGAACTGTCTAACCCCTTGAATAGTTTTAGAACTGAACTATTTCCTGTCACGGTCCGCCTCTTCTCTACACAAGAGGAATCCAGTACACATTACATCTGTGTTATTAacgaacaaatgtgtgtgtggtggtatgtgtgtgtactgtatttgtgttgccactgtgtgtgtgtgtgtgtgtgtggtgtgtgtgtgtggtgtgtgtgtgtgtgtgtgtgttgtgtgtgtgtgtgtgtgtgtgtgtgttgtgtgtgttgtgtgtgtgtgtgtgtgtgttgaaattgGAGGCTTGGTGCAACGTCTCCTCTCTTCTGACAGTTCCGTTTAGCTAGTGATGGACATGAGGGTCATATCAGGGCTTTTGTGTTTTTTAGCGGTCACAAGCGTGCCAGGACAGAGCTACGGATGGAGGTGGGACGCCTGCCGGCAACATCTGGCCTAATGTGGTCGCTCAGGGCACACGACGTGTTTTGGAAACTTATACAGTGAAGCGTTACACGAATAAACGGACAAACCAAATTATCCATCCTCAATATATCCACCCATCCAGATTCAACCACAGAAACATCAATCACACGACCTGCGTTACCGTCTCACTACGCAACATAGTCAACTCTGTACGAACGCTCTATTTCCTCTGCACACTGGCCTAACACAGCTGGGTACCACCCCCCACACACCTTTCCACTCGTACCTACGTTATAGTGGCTTCTCCACCTACTCTCATCCGGCCTCAACCTAACTCCCTGCAACTCGCACCCAATACTCCACCAACACTAACCCCGCCACTCTAGCTCTCTAGATTTAGTTGAGAACATTCCTATACTATCTCTTAGGCTGGCTGCTCCAGGCTCCAAGACGCTCAGCCCCCAGTGGCCAGGACTTGCACGCAGTACCCCCCAGCAGCTCTAACAGATCTCGCCTAACACTTGTGGCATTACAACCCACCCCTCGATAGTGCGCTGCATGCTCCTCCTTTAATTATAACACCCCTATCTCAATTTTGTCTGTACTGATTCATATAAAGTCATcgcagaccttatgaaagttggcccagtatacccttaatcttggaATAAATCAAATCTCGTGATACATAATTGACATTTGTGGGAGGATCACAACCTTCCAACTCACATGGCCGTAACCGCGCTCTACCCTCCCACTTAGTGCCACTATAAAGGCTTGTGGGCATTTCACCGCCATGTCTTCTACCTATTCCACGCATAACACTACCGTCCCATACAAGTATTCTCTGTTTCCCATACGCCACCACATCACCCCACACCGCTAAACCACCTCTAAACACCAATGAAAGAACTGCGAGATGCACAGGGGCACTAGGGCTCGCCTGTCATAGGCCTCATCTTCTAGAGATGGATAAGTGGACTGACCCTGTGGCCCTGCCTAAGATTAACTAGTTAGAGCTAGTTAATTAGAAGCGACTGGCCCTGTAAGCCCTGGACCCTATCTGTTAACATAAGTTAACTAGTTAAACTCTCAGTTCAGGGCCACAGGCAGTCCTCCATTAACTGCCAGTAAATTAACTAAGTTTACAGTATTCCAAGGGGCGCCACAGGGCTGCTGGGGGTAAAAGTGAGGGATTTGCTGTGTGATCTATGGAGCACTCCAGAGAGACGGCCCTTTATGGTGGAGCTGACATCTGCGCACCATTGGCTTTAGTGCAGGCTTCAGTGCAGGCCTCAATTCTAAGGAGGCAGCATAAATACTATATACTAAATATTATGTGCCTCCATATATTGTGTTTTACCACACCTCCAAGGGGGGCAATGACGGCAAGGTCATATCAGCTGAGTCGCATAGGAGCTATAATATTGATGATACCCTTTCACTGGCAAGGGGTTCAGTACGAGCTTTCTAGTTGGATTTGCTATAAACTGACAGGTAATTATATGTATGAGCTATGAGAGGCGGTACTAGAACACCTGAGACCTGGTCCATTATGAACACAGCACTCTGAGAGTATTGTCCATTACATATCCTAATCCCAATAGATGGTGTGTTCCCAACCAGCGAGCCGCATTCTGCTACTGGCTATATTATGCAGTATAGTTATTGTGGCCATGGGGAACAAGCACTTTCTAGGTGAGTCAGACGCCCCAGCTGCAGATACAGGCAGTCTATGAATAATTACTGCGGATTAACCTCACGAAGAGGTCTATCAAGTTGCGGCAGTGCAGGCTTACCGTAGTAATTGTATGATCAGACTGAGCCCTTATGAGAGAGATCATGCATCTAGCTGCTAGCTCGGCGAGGTGTTCTTGCTGAGCAGCAAAGGATCGCAATAAGCTGCATGGGCTTTCAGTAGTGCTATGCCTATAATAATAATTGTCATAACCACCAGGGCTCAGTTCCTAGCCGTCCATAAGGATTCGAGGGCTCTTCTATCACCTGGCATGCTACCTCGCCAACGGGTTGCATCTGACCCACAGCGCCCATGGTCTGAGCCAGTGCCTCATATCTCATATCTCTACACATGGGGTCACTAAAAGGACACCTATGGGTGCTCAAGTGTCACAGCTCTCTCTTAGCATGAAGTGACTCTAGTGCAGCAATAGACATTCAGTGAATGTGTTTCTCTAGTAAATTATAGTAAATTATCGAGCGATGAGTCTTCACCAAATCCAGATGAGCTCCATGTCAAATGCCTCTAGAAGACTTGCTCGACTCTGAAGTATACTGAGTAGTCATACATACCATTACAATTCAAAATGGACACAGTGTGTGTCTATCACTCACGTGCACCAATTGTTGATCTAGATGTCACACTGCTGCCCGCTTAAGACATGGTACTTACACAGCTGCCTCTCGAACCCTAGGGCTGGGTACCTCCAGGCTCAGTGCAGGTTCTATTAATCAGGGGTCCAGTGCATCAGTGCAGCTCTATAGTATCACCAGGGGTCATCCCAGGTCAGTTTATGGCTATATATAATCCCACCAGGCATCCCAGGCTCAGTGAGGCTCTATATGTATACACCAGGGGTCACCAGGCTCCGGCAGGCTTCCTATAGTCTTACCAGGGGTCCATCAGGCTCAGTGCAGGCCTCATATTATACACCAGGGGTCATCCAGGCCGCAGGCTCTATAGTATACACCAGGGGCATTCAGGCTCAGTGCATGGCTCTAATATATACACCTAGGGTCATCCCAGGCTCAGTGCAGGCTAGTGGCAGTCTATATAGATACACTGGGGTTATCCAGCTGCATGCATGCATAACAGGCAAAACTGCTTcaactccttcaagttggatgcgagtaagcaatctttaagtcactaCCCCATGATTCTCAATTGaaatgaggtctgggctttgagcGAGCCATTACAATAACATTATTTTTCCAAGATGACGAGCAGTCAGTGCGTCTTTGGTCCCGTCTTGTCCGTGTCCCCGTGTTATAtattttcttcgcatatattttaaaaatattttttacctcAACTTCAAGCCATGCCTCCCTGCAACCCGCaccacccaatgtggtatggatctgcaagtttttctttgtactttagaaccggaacccccaacctaagctagccagctactagGCCACTAGCTGAGTAAgttcagctagccactgctaagTCGGTGATCAGCAACCTTGTAGCTCGGGCAACTCCTGCCAGGCTGCACAGCGCAATTCCAAAAATCCCCCAAGCATACCTGGATCTTCTTTTTTCTCCATACTCTCCGGATTCCTACTGCGAGCTCTGAACCTTTtccacctggatcatcgcagccaGCTAGCTGTTATTCGAGTGGcccactcctggctaacgtcttcTGTCCAAAGCAAgtaccaattagcctggagctagccacTCCCATTCCCcgggcgctctcatttgttgaacttgtgtaaccgtaaaagccttggtttcatacatgttaacattagaagccgcCTCCCTAGTTTGTTTATTTacccgctttagcacactctgccaacccgcggatgtcctagccgtggtctgaatcctggtttaggaggGACACCAAAATTCCTGAAattttccatccctaactaaaacattttctgacaagatagaaatgccaaagggggcaggagttgcaatctactgcagagatagcttgcagaAGTTCTtcctgtcatactatccaggtctgtgcccaacaaATTTGAGCTTCGACTttttaaaatccacctttccagaaacaggtctctcaccgttgccgctgtGTATGGACGCACCGCTCTGCCCCCACGTGTGCCCTGGACATCATAGGTGAATTGATTCCCCCATCTTCTTCAGagcttgtactgttaggtgacctaaaatgGGACAAAGCTTAaacccggccatcctacaatctaagctagatgccatcatcacacacaaattatcaatgaactacaaccctaaatccgtaaacacgggcaccacAATAGATATCATCTGACCAACTTgcactccaaatacacctctgctgtcttcaaccaggatctcagcgatcactgccgcattgcctgcgtccgtaatgggtcttgAGTCAAACGacccacccctcatcactgtcaaacgcttcctAAAACACTTACAGCAAGCAGACCTTTCTATTCGACCTggcgggtatcctggaaggatatgacctcattctgtcagttgaggatgcctgtttgttctttaaaagttgctttcctcaccatcttaaataagcattggCCCCATACAAAAATGTAGacccaggaacagatatagcccttggttcactccagacctgactgctccttgaccagcacaaaaatactgtggcgtactgcattagcatcgaataaccccgcgatatggaacttttcagggaagttggaaagcaaaggctagcttttttcaatAGAAATGTGCATCccgtagcacaaactccaaaagttctgggacactgtaaagtccatggagaataagagcacccctcccagctgcccactgcactgagaataggaaacactgtcacaccgataaatccacaataattgagcatttcaataagcattcttCTATGGCTGGCtgctacccctacccggtcaacagccctgcaccccccaagcacttgcccaagcctcccccatttctccttcacccaaatccagatagctgatgttctgaaagagctgctaaatctgacccctacaaatcagctgtgcTTACAATatggaccctctctaaaattattCCGCCGGCAATtgtttgcaacccctattactagcctgttcaacctctttttcgtatcatctgagatccccaaagattggaaagctgctcgctcatcccctcttcaaagggggagacactctagacccaaactgttacagacctatatctatcctaccctgcctttctaatgtcttcgaaagccagttaacaaacagatcacgaccATTTTCGAATCCACCGACCCCTCTCCGCTATGCAatatggtttccgagctggtcacgggtgacactcagccacgctcaaggtcctaaacgatatcataaccaccatcgaaagagacaatactgtgcagctgtattcatcaacctggccaatgctgtcgactctgtcaatcaccacattcctatcgcagactcaacagccttggtttttcaGTGCgtctcagtgtgtcaaatcggagggcctgttatcTGGACCTCTGGCTGTCTCTATTGGGGTGCAAAGGGGTTcatttctcgggccgactcttttctctgtatacatcgcTCTTgcgctggtgattctctgatccacctttacgtagatgacaccattctgtatacatctggtccttctttggacacagtgttgactaacctccagacgagcttcaatgccatacaactctccttccgtggccctccaactgctctttaaacgcaagtaaaactaaatgcatgctcttcaacccaaTCGCTGCCTGGCCCCGCCCGCCCGTGCAGATTAgtaatgctggacgggcgggcggtccaggcagcgattggttgaagagcatgcatttagttttacttgttctgatttagaatacgtggacaactacaaatactcggtgtctggttagactgtaaactctccttccagactcacattaagcatctccaatccaaaattaatctagaatcagctcctatttcgcaacaaacccTCCTTcatcacgctgccaaacataccctcgtaaaactgactatcctacattCTCAACTTCAgcaatgttatttacaaaatagcctccaacactctactcagcaaactggatgcagtctattacagttacatccgtttggtcaccaaagccctatataccacccaccactgcgacctgtatgctctcgttggctggccttcactacatattcgttgccaaacctactggctcaggtcataagtctttgctaggtaaagttccgccttattctcagctcactggtcaccataacaacacccacccttGGACGCGCTccacaggtatatctcactggtcatccccaaagccacaaCCCACTTTGGCCGCTTTTacttccagtttctctgctgccaatgactggagcgaattgcaaaaatcgctgaagttggagacttattatCTCCCTCTTAACtttaacatcagctatctgagtaacttaccgatcgctgcagctgtacatgcCCATCTGtattagcccatccaactacctacatcatccccatattgtttttatttactttttgctcttttgcccACCAGTATTTCTCCTTGCACATCATCATGTGCACATCTataactccagtgttaatctgctaaattgtaattactctgGCACCCTCTGATCCGCGTCATAACATTAATGAATGGGTCTATCATGTATGCTTTACCTTGCTCTACTCTCGAGCACTGACTGAGCAGAGGGTCACTGCTTCC comes from Salvelinus sp. IW2-2015 unplaced genomic scaffold, ASM291031v2 Un_scaffold2487, whole genome shotgun sequence and encodes:
- the ercc1 gene encoding DNA excision repair protein ERCC-1, encoding MEKKRFNINLDDSAFTKERTPVKPLFQPSSKAGQSAAASSSSTTSETTAQPAPPSAGQPLSYAEFIVQSKGHAPPRVPSAPQRVGVSRVAAGTGTGIDTETGSLKQGLSQGAQGGPDVLSSSSSVGCERPQDQAQGTKDLGSGGPPGVTEGEGQRAGTEQKQGEGQGSEGSNILGHPKPVGSGNSIIVSPRQRGNPILKFVRSVPWEFGEVVPDYVLGQTTCALFLRSLCVYNTCFMEFLPCVCDVAFSVPLKAVKHAHLSPGYGHKRARTELRMEVGRLPAGCSRLQDAQPPVARTCTQFKLELIFLNSPEEAGRYLETYKSYEKKPADLLKEHVEKDYLSKVTDCLTTVKSVNKTDSITLLSTFSSLEGIINAAKEDLVLCPGLGPQKVSRKECV